Proteins found in one Mangifera indica cultivar Alphonso chromosome 15, CATAS_Mindica_2.1, whole genome shotgun sequence genomic segment:
- the LOC123197311 gene encoding WD repeat-containing protein WRAP73-like isoform X3: protein MIQAWSLTQPEWTCKIDEGPAGIAYARWSPDSRHILTTSDFQLRLTVWSLLNTACVHVQWPKHASKGVSFTQDGKFAAICTRRDCKDYINLLSCHSWEIMGVFAVDTLDLADIQWSPDDSSIVIWDSPLEYKVLIYSPDGRCLFKYQAYESGLGVKSVSWSPCGQFLAVGSYDQMLRVLSHLTWKTFAEFIHLSTVRAPCFAAVFKEVDEPLQIDMSDLCLSDDFMQGSSEDASDGHFRVRYDVVEVPITLPFQKPPADKPNPKQGIGLMSWSSDSQYICTRNDSMPTALWIWDIRRLELAAILIQKDPIRSAAWDPTCARLVLCTGSSHLYMWTPSGAYCVSNPLPQFNIIDLKWNPNGSCLLLKDKESFCCAAVDVLPESSDYSSDD, encoded by the exons ATGATACAGGCATGGTCACTGACCCAACCTGAATGGACATGCAAGATAGATGAAGGTCCTGCAGGCATTGCCTATGCTCGATGGAGTCCAGATAGCCGTCACATACTTACCACATCAGATTTTCAGCTGCGATTAACAGTTTGGTCACTACTGAACACAGCATGTGTTCATGTGCAATGGCCCAAGCATGCTTCCAAGGGGGTCTCTTTTACCCAAGATGGGAAATTTGCTGCCATTTGTACCAGACGTGATTGCAAGGACTATATAAATCTGCTCTCCTGCCATTCTTGGGAGATAATGGGTGTCTTTGCTGTTGATACATTGGATTTGGCTGATATTCAATGGTCACCTGATGATAGCTCTATAGTGATTTGGGATTCACCTTTGGAATATAAG GTTCTAATTTACTCTCCAGATGGAAGGTGTCTATTCAAGTATCAAGCGTATGAAAGTGGACTTGGAGTAAAAAGTGTTTCATGGTCTCCATGTGGCCAGTTTCTAGCTGTGGGTAGTTATGACCAGATGTTGCGAGTATTGAGTCACCTGACTTGGAAAACATTTGCTGAATTTATTCATCTATCAACTGTACGTGCTCCTTGTTTTGCTGCTGTTTTCAAG GAGGTAGATGAACCATTGCAGATTGATATGTCTGatttatgtttgagtgatgatTTTATGCAAGGCAGTTCTG AAGATGCATCAGATGGACACTTCAGAGTTAGATACGACGTTGTGGAAGTGCCAATTACTTTGCCTTTTCAGAAGCCTCCTGCCGACAAACCCAACCCTAAACAAGGAATTG gcCTTATGTCATGGAGCAGTGATAGTCAATATATTTGCACTCGTAATGATAGCATGCCAACTGCTCTTTGGATATGGGACATTCGTCGTCTTGAACTTGCTGCCATTCTGATACAGAAGGACCCTATCCGATCAGCAGCATGGGACCCAACATGTGCACGTCTTGTTCTATGCACTGGAAGTTCTCACTTGTATATGTGGACCCCTTCCGGTGCCTACTGTGTGAGTAATCCACTACCACAGTTCAACATAATTGATCTGAAATGGAATCCAAATGGAAGCTGTCTTCTCCTCAAAGACAAAGAGTCATTCTGCTGTGCTGCTGTGGATGTGCTGCCGGAATCCAGTGACTATAGCTCAGATGATTAA
- the LOC123197311 gene encoding WD repeat-containing protein WRAP73-like isoform X2 — protein MEFTEAYKQTGPCCFSPNSRYVAVAVDYRLVIRDTHSFKVVQLFSCLDKISYIEWALDSEYILCGLYKRPMIQAWSLTQPEWTCKIDEGPAGIAYARWSPDSRHILTTSDFQLRLTVWSLLNTACVHVQWPKHASKGVSFTQDGKFAAICTRRDCKDYINLLSCHSWEIMGVFAVDTLDLADIQWSPDDSSIVIWDSPLEYKVLIYSPDGRCLFKYQAYESGLGVKSVSWSPCGQFLAVGSYDQMLRVLSHLTWKTFAEFIHLSTVRAPCFAAVFKEVDEPLQIDMSDLCLSDDFMQGSSDASDGHFRVRYDVVEVPITLPFQKPPADKPNPKQGIGLMSWSSDSQYICTRNDSMPTALWIWDIRRLELAAILIQKDPIRSAAWDPTCARLVLCTGSSHLYMWTPSGAYCVSNPLPQFNIIDLKWNPNGSCLLLKDKESFCCAAVDVLPESSDYSSDD, from the exons ATGGAGTTCACTGAAGCTTATAAACAGACCGGGCCGTGTTGTTTTTCGCCTAACTCGCGTTACGTAGCTGTGGCCGTCGATTATCGTCTCGTCATCCGGGATACTCACTCGTTTAAg GTTGTGCAGTTGTTTTCATGCTTGGATAAGATAAGCTATATCGAATGGGCACTTGATTCTGAATATATTCTTTGCGGTCTTTATAAAAGACCAATGATACAGGCATGGTCACTGACCCAACCTGAATGGACATGCAAGATAGATGAAGGTCCTGCAGGCATTGCCTATGCTCGATGGAGTCCAGATAGCCGTCACATACTTACCACATCAGATTTTCAGCTGCGATTAACAGTTTGGTCACTACTGAACACAGCATGTGTTCATGTGCAATGGCCCAAGCATGCTTCCAAGGGGGTCTCTTTTACCCAAGATGGGAAATTTGCTGCCATTTGTACCAGACGTGATTGCAAGGACTATATAAATCTGCTCTCCTGCCATTCTTGGGAGATAATGGGTGTCTTTGCTGTTGATACATTGGATTTGGCTGATATTCAATGGTCACCTGATGATAGCTCTATAGTGATTTGGGATTCACCTTTGGAATATAAG GTTCTAATTTACTCTCCAGATGGAAGGTGTCTATTCAAGTATCAAGCGTATGAAAGTGGACTTGGAGTAAAAAGTGTTTCATGGTCTCCATGTGGCCAGTTTCTAGCTGTGGGTAGTTATGACCAGATGTTGCGAGTATTGAGTCACCTGACTTGGAAAACATTTGCTGAATTTATTCATCTATCAACTGTACGTGCTCCTTGTTTTGCTGCTGTTTTCAAG GAGGTAGATGAACCATTGCAGATTGATATGTCTGatttatgtttgagtgatgatTTTATGCAAGGCAGTTCTG ATGCATCAGATGGACACTTCAGAGTTAGATACGACGTTGTGGAAGTGCCAATTACTTTGCCTTTTCAGAAGCCTCCTGCCGACAAACCCAACCCTAAACAAGGAATTG gcCTTATGTCATGGAGCAGTGATAGTCAATATATTTGCACTCGTAATGATAGCATGCCAACTGCTCTTTGGATATGGGACATTCGTCGTCTTGAACTTGCTGCCATTCTGATACAGAAGGACCCTATCCGATCAGCAGCATGGGACCCAACATGTGCACGTCTTGTTCTATGCACTGGAAGTTCTCACTTGTATATGTGGACCCCTTCCGGTGCCTACTGTGTGAGTAATCCACTACCACAGTTCAACATAATTGATCTGAAATGGAATCCAAATGGAAGCTGTCTTCTCCTCAAAGACAAAGAGTCATTCTGCTGTGCTGCTGTGGATGTGCTGCCGGAATCCAGTGACTATAGCTCAGATGATTAA
- the LOC123197847 gene encoding uncharacterized protein At3g06530-like codes for MATSIASQLQAVKTLVQANEEPLKRPFTRPSVLFNPKEAADVDIETILNIALSGLDVLISVNERFRNYKNDLFSYKSKDLDRELMGIEENNRIDTSISSYLRLLSGHLQQPASLKTLEYLIRRHKIHVYNTEELILCSLPYHDTHVFVRIVQLLNLGNNKWKFLEGVKVSGAPPPRAVIVQQCIRDMGVLEVLCNYATPTKKFMPLRPVVSFCTAVVVEALGSVMTIDSDAVKRILPFVTSGLQPGTIGGSDHKASALMIVALLSSKVALSPKLIKSLIRSISETAREDARESTDLQWFRLSMMALINLVQLQPVDVFPKKAIDSLKEIRDIAGVLLGLSREYNIDKFLALLLESLVDYSSSDDLCLPALISIIENVPIKNLVDHVTSKVLLSCLRLSQKDNNLPSSGCWARKILLVINMKYPSELHGAVRKFLEDTKVQSKKEDTVYEVLCKMLDGNIDLSDAISDSKIWFALHHPKPEVRRATFSGLSSVGILKAKAVDTQRLVTIKDAILRQLHDDDLTVVHAALSIDGLSELISSSDLLAAMDDILKRCVNILISSVCDKITLAGDVAVLCLKIASTLHNKNEFSRKLSAMMFPFLLILPKTQKANLKVLQLVKEQKLPFYQNLVVVSSNLKKSEPGTISSTNMDIVSSLAKTFSKNPDEYLSLLAESCRDFKLSKTLFFLVLMQSLLMKNNGSGLSLEFFQTCFSVLRTEWEVFAHAADGYMKEFNAEMLSWDCRRYLDQLFDADIGDLNMKILVCTFWRLLEAFISTMPSDVLLDADEVWFSRLQDLFVFFASANLNHVFKEHRQFLVSKCKVSPVHFLTRLFTEEDVPHAVQMESLHCFAFLCFQSDDRLLFELLAEFPSILVPLASDNQDTRLAAMGCIEGLYALWRRVDFSSKKNGNVAIWSHFLDELLGLMVQQKRLILSDKNFLASFMTSLLGSSLHGFLVPQNIEQRFDQPTKEKVLAFILGSAVRLSAFGKLMILSLLKGLGSAIMYVKDARSCLSVLLERRSQYCFELNRSSQKLSQIEIKILCLLLESCCATLSSFDEHDLKGHLLKALQVDFRSLEDPAFVEPCITVLKKLTNQLYSGLTTEMQECLLCHLVLLFRHANGDVQDATREALFQLNITCSTVGRILDPLLKQENLVMGSVYGKKKKNAADKQKSDLHLDMIYKGENALSFLSSLLDILLLKKDIANRALLLGPLFKLLHNVFLDNWLHTKDEKWMEASSGISETISSTLIYIQQTLLIVLEDIFASFINDTPLKDDILNVVDIRLLVECACSAKDGVTRNHVFSLLSGIAKVVPDKLSDHISDILAVVGGSTVSQSDSHSQHVFEDLISAIVPCWLSKYNKKNELLQVFVNVLPNVAEHRRLSIVVYLLRTLGECDGLASLLVLLFHSLVSRKELSCLGDAHSADNFVSSAQREWAYAFAVQICEQYSCVLWLPSLVMMLQQIGIGNLEVISMELLLAMQFILHKMQDPEFAFKCKSTEYLDSIQRTLEELMEQIVFLLQYVDRRGKQLSVNVAIRKELKECMHAVLRTITMVMMPSAYFKSIINLLRNADGNVRKKGLGLLCETVKGHESVKPKHKARRELNPNSSSHWLHLDENAFESFNRMCLEIVQIVDDSAGESNISLKLAAVTTLEVLANKFPSYYSVFNVCLASVTNSISSQNLAISSSCLRTTGALVNVLGPKALVELPCIMENVIKKSHEISTTIDFKNESDDNVALRESLTASVLITLEAVIDKLGGFLNPYLGDITKILVLHPEYLLGSDSKLKVKADAVRRLLTEKIPVRLALPPLLKIYIGAVDAGDASLVIAFEMLGNVVGRMDRSSVRGFHGKIFDQCLIALDLRRQHRLSIQNIDIVEKSVITTMIALTIRLTETMFRPLFIKSVEWAESEVEDIVSMGSKSIDRAITFYGLVNKLAEKHQFLFVPYFKYLLEGCVRHLTDTGDVNSANMTRKKKKVRTQEAGNVKEQNSLLSITNWHLRALVISSLHKCFLYDTGSLKFLDSSNFQVLLKPIVSQLIAEPPASLEEHVNVPSVDEVDDLLVVCIGQMAVTAGTDLLWKPLNHEVLMQTRSEKVRSRILGLRIVKYFVDNLKEEYLVLLAETIPFLGELLEDVELPVKSLAQDIIKEMESMSGESLRQYL; via the exons ATGGCAACCTCCATAGCTTCGCAGTTACAAGCTGTCAAGACATTGGTGCAAGCCAATGAAGAACCGCTCAAGAGGCCTTTCACGCGCCCTTCTGTCTTATTTAATCCTAAAGAAGCTGCTGATGTAGATATTGAAACTATTCTAAACATAGCACTTTcag GGCTAGATGTTCTTATAAGTGTCAATGAGCGATTCAGAAACTATAAGAATGATCTATTCAGTTATAAAAGTAAAGATTTAGATAGAGAATTGATGGGTATAGAGGAGAACAATAGGATTGACACATCAATAAGTTCTTATTTACGGTTACTTTCGGGACATCTTCAACAACCTGCATCACTCAAGACCCTTGAGTACTTAATTCGCAGACACAA GATTCATGTATACAATACTGAGGAGTTGATTCTATGTTCTCTGCCATACCATGATACCCACGTGTTTGTTCGAATAGTGCAGTTACTTAACCTAGG AAATAATAAATGGAAATTTCTCGAAGGTGTTAAAGTTTCGGGTGCACCACCACCTAGGGCAGTCATAGTGCAGCAGTGCATTCGTGATATGGGGGTGTTGGAGGTCTTATGTAACTAT GCAACTCCTACAAAGAAGTTTATGCCTTTGAGGCCTGTGGTCAGCTTTTGTACAGCAGTTGTTGTTGAAGCTTTGGGTTCTGTTATGACTATTGATAGTGATGCTGTAAAGAGGATCCTTCCATTTGTGACCTCGGGACTTCAGCCTGGTACAATAGGAGGTTCAGATCACAAG GCCAGTGCTTTGATGATTGTTGCTTTACTATCAAGCAAAGTTGCATTGTCTCCAAAACTCATCAAAAGTTTAATTCGCTCAATATCTGAGACAGCTCGAGAAGATGCAAGAGAGTCGACTGACCTGCAGTGGTTTCGATTGTCAATGATGGCTTTAATTAACCTTGTACAG TTGCAACCTGTGGATGTGTTTCCAAAGAAGGCCATAGACAGTTTGAAGGAAATCAG GGACATTGCTGGTGTTCTTTTGGGATTGTCTAGGGAGTACAATATTGATAAGTTCCTTGCTTTGCTTTTGGAATCTCTGGTTGACTACAG TTCCTCTGATGACCTGTGCCTTCCTgctttaatatcaataatagaGAATGTTCCTATAAAGAATTTAGTTGATCATGTGACCTCTAAGGTTCTTTTATCTTGTCTGAGGTTATCACAGAAGGATAACAATTTACCTTCCTCAG GTTGCTGGGCCAGGAAAATCTTGCTTGTTATTAACATGAAATATCCTTCTGAATTGCATGGAGCAGTTCGCAAATTTCTTGAG GACACCAAGGTACAATCCAAGAAAGAAGACACAGTATATGAAGTTTTGTGTAAAATGTTGGATGGGAATATTGATTTGTCGGATGCTATCTCAGATTCAAAAATATGGTTTGCATTGCACCACCCGAAG CCTGAGGTCCGACGTGCTACATTCTCTGGTTTGAGCTCAGTTGGAATTTTGAAAGCAAAAGCTGTTGACACACAG AGGCTTGTAACTATCAAAGATGCCATATTGCGCCAACTTCATGACGATGATCTAACCGTTGTTCATGCTGCTCTGTCTATTGATGGTTTGTCCGAATTGATAAGTTCTTCTGATCTTCTTGCAGCAATGGATGACATTCTTAAGAGATGTGTTAATATTCTGATCTCAA GTGTTTGTGATAAAATTACTCTAGCTGGTGATGTTGCTGTTTTGTGCCTGAAGATTGCCTCTACcttacataataaaaatgaattttctagGAAACTCTCTGCCATGATGTTTCCGTTTCTGCTTATTCTGCCTAAG ACACAGAAAGCAAATTTAAAGGTATTGCAGTTAGTGAAGGAGCAAAAGTTGCCATTTTATCAGAATCTTGTGGTTGTTTCAAGCAACCTAAAG AAGTCTGAACCTGGAACCATATCGTCAACTAATATGGACATTGTAAGCAGTTTGGCGAAAACATTCTCGAAAAATCCTGATGAGTATTTGTCCTTGCTTGCTGAGAGTTGTAGAGATTTCAAATTGTCAAAGACACTGTTCTTTTTGGTTTTGATGCAGTCGTTGCTGATGAAGAATAATG GAAGTGGTCTTTCTttagaattttttcaaacttgcttCTCCGTTCTGAGGACTGAGTGGGAAGTTTTTGCTCATGCTGCTGATGGTTACATGAAAGAG TTCAATGCAGAAATGTTATCTTGGGATTGCAGAAGATATTTAGATCAGCTGTTTGATGCTGATATTGGGGACTTAAATATGAAAATCCTAGTGTGCACATTTTGGAGGTTACTTGAGGCATTTATTTCGACAATGCCTTCAGATGTGTTGCTG GATGCTGATGAAGTATGGTTTAGCAGACTCCAGgacttgtttgtattttttgcAAGCGCAAATTTGAATCATGTTTTCAAGGAACATCGCCAATTCCTTGTTTCAAAATGCAAAGTCTCTCCTGTTCATTTTCTGACTAGACTTTTCACAGAAGAAG ATGTTCCTCATGCTGTCCAAATGGAGAGTCTCCACTGTTTTGCATTCCTTTGTTTTCAGTCAGATGATAGATTGTTATTTGAACTTCTGGCTGAATTCCCTTCCATTCTTGTTCCACTGGCAAGTGATAACCAG GATACAAGATTAGCTGCCATGGGCTGCATTGAGGGTCTATATGCACTATGGCGTCGTGTTGACTTTTCTAGCAAGAAAAATG GAAATGTTGCTATTTGGAGTCATTTTCTTGATGAACTTTTGGGCTTGATGGTTCAGCAAAAAAGGCTTATCTTATCAGACAAAAATTTTCTTGCTTCCTTTATGACATCTCTACTTGGCTCGTCATTACATGGTTTCTTAGTCCCACAAAATATTGAACAAAG ATTCGATCAACCTACAAAAGAAAAGGTTCTTGCTTTCATCTTGGGTTCTGCTGTAAGACTTTCTGCATTTGGGAAG CTAATGATTCTTTCATTGCTGAAAGGACTGGGCAGTGCAATTATGTATGTTAAAGATGCCAGATCTTGTTTGTCTGTACTTCTGGAAAGGCGCAGTCAATACTGTTTTGAGCTTAATAGGTCATCTCAGAAATTGTcccaaattgaaattaaaattttgtgccTTCTTTTGGAG AGCTGTTGTGCTACACTCTCCTCATTTGATGAGCACGATCTAAAGGGCCATTTGTTGAAAGCTTTGCAA GTGGATTTTAGGTCTCTGGAAGACCCTGCATTTGTTGAACCTTGTATTACTGTTCTGAAAAAGCTAACAAATCAACTTTACAGTGGATTGACAACTGAGATGCAG GAGTGTTTGCTTTGTCACCTGGTGCTGCTCTTTCGGCATGCTAATGGTGATGTACAAGATGCAACTCGAGAGGCCTTATTTCAGTTGAAT ATTACTTGCTCCACGGTAGGTCGGATACTCGATCCTCTTTTGAAACAGGAAAATCTCGTAATGGGATCAGTGTAtgggaaaaagaagaagaacgCAGCTGATAAACAGAAGTCTGACCTGCATCTGGACATGATTTATAAAGGAGAAAATGCGCTCTCTTTTCTTAGCTCTCTGCTTGACATACTGCTACTTAAGAAAGATATAGCTAacag GGCTTTGCTTCTAGGGCCCTTATTTAAGCTTCTTCACAATGTCTTTTTGGATAACTGGCTACACACCAAAGATGAGAAGTGGATGGAAGCTTCATCTGGCATTTCTGAGACCATTTCAAGCACACTGATTTACATTCAGCAGACTCTTTTAATAGTGCTGGAAGACATTTTTGCTTCATTTATAAATGATACTCCTTTAAAG GATGACATACTTAATGTAGTAGACATTAGATTGTTGGTTGAGTGTGCTTGTTCTGCAAAGGATGGGGTTACTCGGAACCATGTATTTTCACTGTTATCGGGAATTGCAAAGGTTGTTCCAGACAAACTATCAGACCATATATCAGACATACTTGCTGTTGTTGGAGGATCAACAGTTTCTCAG AGTGACAGCCATTCACAACATGTTTTTGAGGATCTCATATCTGCAATTGTGCCCTGTTGGCTATCAAAATATAACAAGAAAAACGAATTGCTTCAG gtttttgtgAATGTGTTGCCTAATGTTGCTGAGCACAGAAGGCTGTCAATTGTTGTCTATCTATTAAG GACTTTGGGAGAATGTGATGGTTTGGCTTCGTTGCTTGTCCTCCTTTTCCACTCCTTGGTTTCAAGGAAAGAATTATCTTGCCTTGGTGATGCACACAGTGCAGATAATTTTGTATCTTCTGCACAAAGAGAGTGGGCATATGCCTTTGCTGTACAAATATGTGAGCAATATTCATGTGTCCTATGGCTTCCTTCGCTTGTTATGATGCTTCAACAGATAGGGATTGGTAATTTGGAAGTAATTTCTATGGAGTTGCTACTGGCAATGCAATTCATTTTGCACAAGATGCAAGATCCAGAATTTGCATTTAAGTGTAAATCAACAGAATATTTAGATAGCATTCAG AGAACACTTGAAGAACTTATGGAGCAGATTGTTTTCCTCTTACAATATGTTGACAGAAGAGGAAAACAATTAAGTGTTAATGTTGCTATTAGAAAAGAATTGAAGGAGTGTATGCATGCTGTCTTGAGGACTATTACAATGGTCATGATGCCCTCTGCATACTTTAAAAGCATCATTAATTTGCTTAGGAATGCGGATGGCAATGTGAGAAAGAAG GGTCTTGGGCTTTTATGTGAGACAGTGAAGGGCCATGAGTCAGTTAAACCAAAGCACAAGGCGAGAAGAGAACTTAATCCAAATTCAAGTAGTCATTGGCTTCATCTGGATGAGAATGCTTTTGAATCTTTTAATAGGATGTGCTTGGAAATTGTTCAAATAGTTGATGACTCCGCTGGAGAATCAAACATTTCATTAAAACTGGCTGCAGTTACAACTTTAGAGGTTTTAGCCAATAAGTTTCCTTCATATTATTCTGTCTTCAACGTGTGCCTAGCATCTGTTACAAACAGCATTAGTTCACAGAACCTGGCTATCTCGTCTAGCTGTCTCCGAACAACTGGTGCTTTGGTCAATGTGCTTGGGCCAAAGGCATTGGTGGAGCTCCCTTGTATAATGGAGAATGTGATAAAGAAGTCACATGAAATCTCTACCACTATTGACTTTAAAAACGAATCTGATGATAATGTAGCTCTGAGAGAATCTCTGACAGCATCTGTTCTTATCACCTTGGAGGCAGTTATAGACAAGCTTGGTGGTTTTCTAAATCCATACCTTGGAGATATTACAAAAATTTTGGTGCTTCATCCTGAATATCTGCTGGGATCAGATTCAAAACTGAAAGTGAAAGCTGATGCAGTTCGAAGGCTTCTCACTGAGAAAATTCCT GTTCGACTTGCTCTGCCACCCTtgctgaaaatatatattggtgCCGTTGATGCTGGTGATGCAAGCTTGGTAATTGCTTTTGAAATGCTAGGAAATGTTGTTGGGAGAATGGATAGATCATCTGTTCGTGGTTTCCATGGAAAGATTTTTGACCAGTGCTTGATTGCTCTTGATCTTCGGCGCCAACACCGTCTTTCAATTCAGAACATTGATATTGTAGAAAAGAGTGTCATAACTACAATGATTGCTCTTACAATAAGATTAACGGAGACTATGTTTAGGCCTCTTTTTATCAAAAGTGTAGAATGGGCAGAGTCAGAAGTGGAAGATATTGTCTCTATGGGAAGCAAAAGTATAGATAGAGCGATAACTTTCTATGGCCTTGTAAACAAACTTGCTGAGAAGCATCA GTTTTTGTTCGTCCCTTATTTCAAGTACTTACTTGAGGGTTGTGTTCGGCATCTTACTGACACTGGAGATGTAAACTCTGCTAATATGACTCGTAAAAAAAAGAAGGTCAGGACTCAGGAAGCAGGCAATGTAAAAGAGCAAAACAGTTTATTATCAATTACTAACTGGCACCTCAGGGCTTTGGTCATATCATCATTGCATAAATGTTTTCTCTATGATACTGGGAGCCTGAAGTTTCTTGACTCCTCAAATTTTCAG GTTCTATTAAAACCTATTGTCTCACAGCTCATCGCAGAACCACCAGCTAGTCTGGAAGAGCATGTGAATGTACCATCTGTGGATGAAGTTGATGACTTGTTGGTTGTTTGTATTGGTCAAATGGCTGTTACTGCAGGAACTGACCTTCTGTGGAAACCCCTGAACCATGAG GTCTTGATGCAAACTCGTAGTGAGAAGGTGCGGTCTCGAATTCTGGGACTGAGAATTGTGAAGTACTTTGTTGATAACTTAAAGGAAGAATATCTGGTTTTACTGGCTGAAACAATACCCTTCCTTGGTGAATTGCTAGAGGATGTAGAGTTACCTGTGAAATCTCTAGCTCAAGATATTATAAAGGAAATGGAGTCTATGAGCGGCGAAAGCCTTCGACAATACCTGTGA
- the LOC123197311 gene encoding WD repeat-containing protein WRAP73-like isoform X1: protein MEFTEAYKQTGPCCFSPNSRYVAVAVDYRLVIRDTHSFKVVQLFSCLDKISYIEWALDSEYILCGLYKRPMIQAWSLTQPEWTCKIDEGPAGIAYARWSPDSRHILTTSDFQLRLTVWSLLNTACVHVQWPKHASKGVSFTQDGKFAAICTRRDCKDYINLLSCHSWEIMGVFAVDTLDLADIQWSPDDSSIVIWDSPLEYKVLIYSPDGRCLFKYQAYESGLGVKSVSWSPCGQFLAVGSYDQMLRVLSHLTWKTFAEFIHLSTVRAPCFAAVFKEVDEPLQIDMSDLCLSDDFMQGSSEDASDGHFRVRYDVVEVPITLPFQKPPADKPNPKQGIGLMSWSSDSQYICTRNDSMPTALWIWDIRRLELAAILIQKDPIRSAAWDPTCARLVLCTGSSHLYMWTPSGAYCVSNPLPQFNIIDLKWNPNGSCLLLKDKESFCCAAVDVLPESSDYSSDD, encoded by the exons ATGGAGTTCACTGAAGCTTATAAACAGACCGGGCCGTGTTGTTTTTCGCCTAACTCGCGTTACGTAGCTGTGGCCGTCGATTATCGTCTCGTCATCCGGGATACTCACTCGTTTAAg GTTGTGCAGTTGTTTTCATGCTTGGATAAGATAAGCTATATCGAATGGGCACTTGATTCTGAATATATTCTTTGCGGTCTTTATAAAAGACCAATGATACAGGCATGGTCACTGACCCAACCTGAATGGACATGCAAGATAGATGAAGGTCCTGCAGGCATTGCCTATGCTCGATGGAGTCCAGATAGCCGTCACATACTTACCACATCAGATTTTCAGCTGCGATTAACAGTTTGGTCACTACTGAACACAGCATGTGTTCATGTGCAATGGCCCAAGCATGCTTCCAAGGGGGTCTCTTTTACCCAAGATGGGAAATTTGCTGCCATTTGTACCAGACGTGATTGCAAGGACTATATAAATCTGCTCTCCTGCCATTCTTGGGAGATAATGGGTGTCTTTGCTGTTGATACATTGGATTTGGCTGATATTCAATGGTCACCTGATGATAGCTCTATAGTGATTTGGGATTCACCTTTGGAATATAAG GTTCTAATTTACTCTCCAGATGGAAGGTGTCTATTCAAGTATCAAGCGTATGAAAGTGGACTTGGAGTAAAAAGTGTTTCATGGTCTCCATGTGGCCAGTTTCTAGCTGTGGGTAGTTATGACCAGATGTTGCGAGTATTGAGTCACCTGACTTGGAAAACATTTGCTGAATTTATTCATCTATCAACTGTACGTGCTCCTTGTTTTGCTGCTGTTTTCAAG GAGGTAGATGAACCATTGCAGATTGATATGTCTGatttatgtttgagtgatgatTTTATGCAAGGCAGTTCTG AAGATGCATCAGATGGACACTTCAGAGTTAGATACGACGTTGTGGAAGTGCCAATTACTTTGCCTTTTCAGAAGCCTCCTGCCGACAAACCCAACCCTAAACAAGGAATTG gcCTTATGTCATGGAGCAGTGATAGTCAATATATTTGCACTCGTAATGATAGCATGCCAACTGCTCTTTGGATATGGGACATTCGTCGTCTTGAACTTGCTGCCATTCTGATACAGAAGGACCCTATCCGATCAGCAGCATGGGACCCAACATGTGCACGTCTTGTTCTATGCACTGGAAGTTCTCACTTGTATATGTGGACCCCTTCCGGTGCCTACTGTGTGAGTAATCCACTACCACAGTTCAACATAATTGATCTGAAATGGAATCCAAATGGAAGCTGTCTTCTCCTCAAAGACAAAGAGTCATTCTGCTGTGCTGCTGTGGATGTGCTGCCGGAATCCAGTGACTATAGCTCAGATGATTAA